The nucleotide window GTGTTAGTGATCTGTCCGACAGCATCAAGGAACGCTCTAAACTCAATGTCACTCAGTGGAGGCCGGGGTGCGTTGTTGGGGTCATCGTACAGATTCAAAGCTCTTGTCACCATGTTGAATGTTTTTTCAACCTGACAACAAAATATTGTATCAAATAGGCAACTAGAAAATTAAAGCACCAAAATTCTGCTTAATGTATTCATCAATTTCACAGAATTCTACTATTAGGAGAAATCCTCCTAAGAACTTGTTTATGTGCTACCCCTACAGTATACgcttatacagggttactggtaagtagaccgcatcctttcatgaggtggtagtataggtcaatacggacaaattgattatcttgaaacgggttaacttttgtcCAGTGTAtgccatggtcaaatttgtccgtattgacctatactatcacctcctgaaaggatgcggtctacttaccagtaaccctgtatacttACCCTATGTACTCCCTCATGTATTGAATGAATGGGAATGTATTTGAATTTTCAACCATATAGAATGGATTGTGcatacaaccttttttgagggctAGATCTGCTTGTGCCTGCAGAACAATTTTTATGCAAGTAGTCTTAATTTTAGTTGCAGCTGCCtttcctttctttctttctcctttttttttgcaaaagttcTACATTATTTCTTATGACATTAATGTTTCTGACAAAAGTTagcatatttaaaatgttactttaGTCTTTCTATTTTTTCTCCATTTTAGGTGCTAGTGATAATACTACCCACAGGCTAATAGATATCATTCAGGATACAACACATTATCATCCATCCTTCAATTTAATAAACTGTTAATAACTGCATTAGACAGACAGGCATTTAGtttctaaaataacatttatgttTGTAAACATCCTATCTAGTTTATTGTTCCTATGAGTAAACAATTTGCAACAAGAATCCAGCAAGCATTTCAATCTGattatttccattaaaattaatagtaaatgtaataaaatagccatattaaaagtacataaaatgGGTACATTACAATGGTAGTAATTAAAAACTACATCATTTACGTACCTGGTTCATGATCATTCCTTGGAAGCCAGTCTGTATTTCTTGTTTCTCAGTCTGATGCTGTGCCGGAGCAACAGTAGGCTGTTCCTTATAATTCTGGTTGACCATGGGAGCTGAGGGGCTCACACTTGGTGGCTCCCAGTCCTCGGAGGCTTCCGCAAACGGTCTCATGTCCACTTTTAGCTGCACACATGGCTCTGATCTTTGAGTGAGGGCTATATTATGTGCCCTGAAATTTATGgagaaatattttgagttttttggtcacaatattgttattattgcaCTTGTGACATTCTGCATAGCTAGCTCTATCAAAATTAGTTAAATAGGCAAATATAACTTACTTGAGAAAAGCAGCATCCAGGTCCCAGTCAGACAGGAGGGGTAAGTAGACCTCCTGTCCATAATCATCAGCTGTTCGGTAACAGAGTGTGAAATCTGACTTGATATCAAATGCTTTCACCAAAATGCTTTGTAACACTTCCAGAGAAGTTATCTGAGGGTCGACTGAGAACTTCCTGAGCTCAGGCTGCAGCTTCCCCTCacatttctgaaaaatattacaaacatacTTCATCCCTGAATTTTACTGCTTTCATAAAGCAATTTATTCTAAGAGTAACTAAGTAACGGTGccttactttaattaaaactttcattattttgttccaAACAATGGGTTCCTCTGACATACTTTTACCAGTGGAATTTCCAGATATTGATTACTGATAGTCAAGTTAATAACAACATAGAATTTGTCTATGTTGTATAGCATGAATTACCatgtatatttaaattagaaACAATATTGAAACAAGCAGATGCTtcacatttaatttataaaaagtaattgaCCAACACAATACGAACCTTGACTTTCACTCTTACTGCCTCTTTACTGTACCCAAACATGATTTCACATTACTTTATTACGAAagcgaaaaatataattacgaaATGCTGTAATGAGTGTACAACATCTTGGACAGAAACACAGAAatctaactaaaataaaacacttttacaaaaaatcatatCGACAAATCTGACAGGAGTGGCATTTACGATTGACTGATTGACATTTACGTTTTTAGTATTGTTGTAGCTatgaaaaagaatttaatacaattttaaagaaataaaatgacatataaCTTACACGAAAACCGCAATATATCAATCAACCCTgaatattgaaaaatacttaCTTCCATAAATCATCTGAAATAATTATcctttgcctagcctttttcacATTTGTATTGACCAGTGTTGCTGTCTGTTTTTAAGTGTCTGTAGTCGATTTCAATAAACGTCAAACGTCAGTGTCATGTCACATGGATGAGTGTCAAGAAATCTGAACTGAACTGAGGTGATCAGGTGAAGGAATATCAAATCGtcttacaattttgtatttcacAACAATTActtaaatcattataatttataataaatcattagCAGAAAATTTAATCAAGCAAAATGACAACGCCGACTATAGACCGCGAATTGGACTTATCAAATACTGGTCGAGGTGTTTGGCTCGTAAAAGTTCCTAAATATATAGCGAACAAATGGGAAAAAGCACCAGGGAATATCGAAGTGGGGAAGTTAAAGATCTCACGAGCGCCAGGACAGAGAGCTCAAGTACAGTTATCATTATCAGAAGCTGTTCTTTGTCTCAAGGAGCCAGGTGAACAGAACATACCAAAAGAACATCGTCTTGACGTGTCCAATGTTACGAGACAATCTCTAGGAGTCTTCTCACATGCAATTCGTAcgtatattttgataaaaccatgtaaatacataaacatgacAAATCTTATTATAGGATAGTTAAgatcttcaataaaaaatatgtttttaaacttCATGACGTATTATTTCAGCTTCCAACACAGATGCAGTGGTACCTGAGACAGAGAAGCTTTACATGGAAGGTAGAATTGTACAGAAACTGGAATGTAGGCCATATGCTGACAATACTTACTACAAGTTGAAATCTGAGTCTATAAGAAAGGCATCTATGCCTCAGCGACAGGTGCAGCAGCTAGACAGGATAGTGCAGAACTTCAAGCCTATTTCTGACCATAAACACAATGTAAGAccttatttttacattaaaattgaatgttttactgtttatATAAGATGTGAAGGAAGACCACACTATATTTTGGGTATATTACCAATGCTTGCCCACGTTTttccaattttaaataagcCTTCAAAATTGTATGTCTTTGAAAATATGTGGTTGGTTTTAGATTGACTACATGAAGAAGAAAACTGCAGAAGGAAAGAAAGCAAGAGATGACAAGGAGGCAGTTCTCAACATGCTGTTTGCTGCATTTGAAAAACATCAGTATTACAATATTAAAGACTTGCAAAAGGTTTGTTGTAACTTGGCAATATACAATCATCTTTTaaggaattttgttttttacttagCTCAGTTTATCTGACATGATGTTTATTGTATTGAGGTTAAAAGTATGTACAATATGGAAAACATgtgattttgataattttt belongs to Helicoverpa armigera isolate CAAS_96S chromosome 6, ASM3070526v1, whole genome shotgun sequence and includes:
- the LOC110376933 gene encoding general transcription factor IIF subunit 2, with amino-acid sequence MTTPTIDRELDLSNTGRGVWLVKVPKYIANKWEKAPGNIEVGKLKISRAPGQRAQVQLSLSEAVLCLKEPGEQNIPKEHRLDVSNVTRQSLGVFSHAIPSNTDAVVPETEKLYMEGRIVQKLECRPYADNTYYKLKSESIRKASMPQRQVQQLDRIVQNFKPISDHKHNIDYMKKKTAEGKKARDDKEAVLNMLFAAFEKHQYYNIKDLQKITRQPIVYLKEILKEVCNYNLKNPHKNMWELKPEYRHYKQEQAAEAKDDKNSSDSD